From Citricoccus sp. SGAir0253, a single genomic window includes:
- a CDS encoding argininosuccinate synthase, whose protein sequence is MTERIVLAYSGGLDTSVAIGWIGEATGAEVIAVAVDVGQGGEDLETVRQRALDCGAVEAYVADARDEFAEQYCMPTLKANGLYMDAYPLVSAISRPVIVRHLVAAARQFGASTVAHGCTGKGNDQVRFEVGIQTLGPDLKCIAPVRDLALTRDKAIEYAERNELPIVTTKKNPFSIDQNVWGRAVETGFLEDIWNGPTKDVYDYTDDPAFPPAPDVVTVTFEQGVPVALDGRSLSPLQVIEEMNRRAGAQGIGRIDIVEDRLVGIKSREIYEAPGAMALMTAHRELENVALEREQARFKKTVDQRWTELVYDGQWFSPLKKNLDVFVDETQKYVSGDIRMEMHGGRATVQGRRSETGLYDFSLATYDEGDAFDQSSARGFIDIFGLSSKVATERDQRVQGAGSVDSLEDVAKLSNENAGA, encoded by the coding sequence ATGACTGAACGCATCGTCCTGGCCTATTCGGGCGGGCTGGACACGTCCGTGGCCATCGGCTGGATCGGCGAGGCCACCGGCGCCGAGGTGATCGCCGTGGCCGTGGACGTGGGCCAGGGCGGCGAGGACCTGGAGACCGTTCGCCAGCGCGCCCTGGACTGCGGTGCGGTGGAGGCCTACGTGGCGGATGCCCGCGACGAGTTCGCGGAGCAGTACTGCATGCCCACGCTCAAGGCCAACGGCCTCTACATGGACGCCTACCCGCTCGTCTCGGCCATCTCCCGTCCCGTGATCGTCCGCCACCTGGTGGCCGCGGCCCGCCAGTTCGGCGCCTCCACTGTGGCGCACGGCTGCACCGGCAAGGGCAACGACCAGGTCCGCTTCGAGGTCGGCATCCAGACCCTGGGCCCCGACCTGAAGTGCATCGCGCCCGTGCGCGACCTCGCCCTCACCCGGGACAAGGCCATCGAGTACGCCGAGCGCAACGAGCTGCCGATCGTCACCACGAAGAAGAACCCCTTCTCGATCGACCAGAACGTGTGGGGCCGCGCCGTGGAGACGGGCTTCCTCGAGGACATCTGGAACGGGCCCACCAAGGACGTCTACGACTACACGGACGACCCGGCCTTCCCGCCGGCCCCGGACGTGGTCACCGTGACCTTCGAGCAGGGCGTGCCGGTGGCCCTGGACGGCCGGTCCCTGTCCCCGCTGCAGGTCATCGAGGAGATGAACCGCCGGGCCGGGGCCCAGGGCATCGGGCGCATCGACATCGTGGAGGACCGCCTCGTGGGCATCAAGTCCCGCGAGATCTACGAGGCCCCCGGGGCGATGGCCCTGATGACCGCGCACCGCGAACTGGAGAACGTGGCCCTGGAGCGCGAGCAGGCCCGCTTCAAGAAGACGGTGGACCAGCGCTGGACCGAGCTGGTGTACGACGGCCAGTGGTTCTCCCCGCTGAAGAAGAACCTGGACGTCTTCGTGGACGAGACCCAGAAGTACGTCTCCGGGGACATCCGGATGGAGATGCACGGCGGTCGCGCGACCGTCCAGGGCCGCCGCTCGGAGACCGGCCTGTACGACTTCAGCCTGGCCACGTACGACGAGGGCGACGCCTTCGACCAGTCCTCGGCCCGGGGCTTCATCGACATCTTCGGCCTGTCCTCCAAGGTCGCCACGGAGCGCGACCAGCGCGTGCAGGGCGCCGGCTCGGTCGACTCCCTCGAGGACGTCGCCAAGCTCTCGAACGAGAACGCCGGGGCCTGA
- the argF gene encoding ornithine carbamoyltransferase, with protein sequence MTTTPALRHFLVDTDLTPAEQAEVLDLAREMKADRFRHRPLAGPQTGIVFFDKTSTRTRVSFAAGIADLGGQPLIVNPGEAQLGHKESIADTAAVLSRMVSVIVWRTYAQAGLEEMAAHATVPVINALSDDYHPCQLLADLLTVREHKGRTEGLVMAYLGDAANNMANSYLLAGVTAGMHVRVAGPEGHLPAASVVAAAEERAAQAGGSVLVTTDAAQALAGADVVVTDTWTSMGQEAEKEQRQRLFRDYAVDAAAMAQAAPDAIFLHCLPAYRGYEVSAEVIDGPQSVVFDEAENRLHAQKALMAWLLYRSGLATPPADR encoded by the coding sequence ATGACGACCACCCCGGCCCTCCGCCACTTCCTGGTGGACACGGACCTCACGCCCGCGGAGCAGGCCGAGGTCCTCGACCTGGCCCGCGAGATGAAGGCGGACCGCTTCCGGCACCGGCCGCTCGCCGGGCCGCAGACGGGGATCGTGTTCTTCGACAAGACCTCCACCCGCACGCGCGTGTCCTTCGCCGCGGGCATCGCCGACCTCGGCGGCCAGCCGCTCATCGTGAACCCCGGCGAGGCCCAGCTCGGGCACAAGGAGTCGATCGCGGACACCGCGGCCGTGCTCTCCCGCATGGTCTCCGTCATCGTGTGGCGCACCTACGCCCAGGCCGGGCTGGAGGAGATGGCCGCGCACGCCACGGTGCCCGTCATCAACGCGCTCTCGGACGACTACCACCCGTGCCAGCTGCTCGCGGACCTGCTGACCGTGCGCGAGCACAAGGGGCGCACCGAGGGGCTCGTGATGGCCTACCTCGGCGACGCGGCCAACAACATGGCCAACTCCTACCTCCTGGCGGGGGTGACCGCGGGGATGCACGTGCGCGTGGCCGGTCCGGAGGGGCACCTGCCCGCCGCGTCGGTGGTGGCCGCCGCCGAGGAGCGCGCGGCGCAGGCCGGCGGGTCCGTGCTCGTCACGACCGACGCCGCGCAGGCGCTGGCCGGGGCCGACGTCGTGGTCACCGACACGTGGACCTCCATGGGCCAGGAGGCCGAGAAGGAGCAGCGCCAGCGGCTGTTCCGCGACTACGCGGTGGACGCCGCGGCGATGGCCCAGGCCGCGCCGGACGCCATCTTCCTGCACTGCCTGCCCGCCTATCGCGGCTACGAGGTCTCGGCGGAGGTGATCGACGGCCCGCAGTCGGTGGTCTTCGACGAGGCGGAGAACCGCCTGCACGCGCAGAAGGCGCTCATGGCCTGGCTGCTGTACCGCTCGGGGCTCGCCACCCCGCCGGCGGACCGATGA
- the argH gene encoding argininosuccinate lyase yields the protein MADQGTHPAPGADRHGTNEGSLWGGRFAGGPADALAALSKSTDFDWRLARYDIAGSRAHARVLHAAGLLDEAELAGMLDALDRLEADVVSGAYTAAESDEDVHGSLERGLIERAGPALGGKLRAGRSRNDQIATLGRMFLRDHARLIASRLLETIDALIAQAEAHPYAPMPGRTHLQHAQPVLLSHHLLAHAWAMARDVQRLVDWDRRAAVSPYGSGALAGSSLGLDPSAVAEELGFDSAAWNSIDGTAARDVFAEFAWVCAMIGVDLSRVSEEVIFWATKEAGFVTLDDAYSTGSSIMPQKKNPDVAELARGKSGRLIGDLTGLLATLKGLPLAYNRDLQEDKEPVFDAADTLELLLPAVSGMIATLTFHTDRMAELAPQGFALATDIAEWLVRQGVPFREAHELSGAAVQLAESRGVELWDLSDEDYAGISPALTPEVRTVLSTEGSLASRSAQGGTAPDAVAAQLAELRRQLGPLRAYGASGPLA from the coding sequence GTGGCGGACCAGGGCACCCATCCGGCGCCGGGAGCGGACCGGCACGGCACCAACGAGGGCTCCCTGTGGGGCGGCCGGTTCGCCGGCGGCCCCGCGGACGCCCTCGCGGCGCTGAGCAAGTCGACCGACTTCGACTGGCGGCTGGCCCGCTATGACATCGCCGGCTCCCGGGCCCACGCCCGGGTCCTGCACGCGGCGGGCCTGCTGGACGAAGCCGAGCTGGCCGGGATGCTCGACGCGCTCGACCGGCTCGAGGCCGACGTCGTCTCCGGGGCCTACACGGCCGCGGAGTCCGACGAGGACGTGCACGGCTCGCTCGAGCGCGGGCTGATCGAGCGGGCCGGCCCGGCCCTCGGCGGCAAGCTGCGGGCCGGGCGGTCCCGCAACGACCAGATCGCCACCCTCGGCCGGATGTTCCTGCGCGACCACGCCCGGCTCATCGCGAGCCGGCTGCTGGAGACGATCGACGCGCTGATCGCCCAGGCCGAGGCGCACCCCTACGCGCCCATGCCGGGGCGGACCCACCTGCAGCACGCGCAGCCGGTGCTGCTGAGCCACCACCTGCTGGCCCACGCCTGGGCGATGGCCCGGGACGTCCAGCGGCTGGTCGACTGGGACCGCCGCGCCGCGGTGTCCCCGTACGGCTCGGGCGCCCTCGCCGGGTCCTCGCTGGGGCTGGACCCCTCCGCCGTCGCGGAGGAGCTCGGCTTCGACTCGGCCGCCTGGAACTCGATCGACGGCACCGCCGCGCGGGACGTCTTCGCGGAGTTCGCCTGGGTGTGCGCCATGATCGGCGTCGACCTCTCCCGCGTCAGCGAGGAGGTCATCTTCTGGGCCACCAAGGAGGCCGGGTTCGTCACGCTCGACGACGCCTACTCCACCGGGTCGTCGATCATGCCGCAGAAGAAGAACCCGGACGTGGCCGAGCTCGCCCGGGGCAAGTCGGGGCGGCTCATCGGCGACCTGACGGGCCTGCTGGCCACGCTCAAGGGCCTGCCGTTGGCCTACAACCGGGACCTGCAGGAGGACAAGGAGCCGGTGTTCGACGCCGCGGACACCCTCGAGCTGCTGCTGCCGGCCGTGTCCGGGATGATCGCCACGCTGACGTTCCACACCGACCGGATGGCGGAGCTGGCCCCGCAGGGGTTCGCGCTGGCCACGGACATCGCCGAGTGGCTCGTCCGCCAGGGGGTGCCCTTCCGCGAGGCCCACGAGCTCTCCGGCGCCGCCGTGCAGCTCGCCGAGTCCCGCGGCGTGGAGCTGTGGGACCTCAGCGACGAGGACTACGCCGGCATCTCCCCGGCCCTCACGCCCGAGGTCCGCACCGTGCTCTCCACCGAGGGATCACTGGCCTCGCGCAGCGCCCAGGGCGGCACCGCCCCGGATGCGGTGGCGGCCCAGCTGGCGGAGCTCAGGCGCCAGCTCGGCCCGCTGCGCGCCTACGGGGCCTCGGGCCCGCTGGCCTGA
- a CDS encoding AAA family ATPase, which produces MTDVVPVHQTELEHERHYVARLYDRLDELRAEKERQLARVRKEGPQGSVQNVSERDAFATLYEDRLAQLYAVDDRLVFGRLDMDGGDERYIGRIGLTDEDQQRLMVDWRAPEAGAFYQATAHQRLGVRRRRHLMLRGRTVVDLEDDVLDASMLDGEAAHHGAGALLAAVTARRTGQMGDIVATIQAEQDAIIRAPLKGVLVVQGGPGTGKTAVALHRAAYLLYTHRERLKTAGVLLVGPSQSFMRYIDRVLPSLGETGVVMSSLGRLMPGTKAVPETDRRVARIKGRLFMADVVANAVANRQRIPAAPRKVDVGGTTLTIRPKQVARARDRARATGKPHNEARTTFVKIMVRELADQLKDKLEKSSGAGTTIDRAYLAEDVRTSRDVRIALNLCWMPLTPERLLADLFSKPEHLEAAAPFLKPKHRRRLLREADAPWTEADVPLLDEAAELLGELDASAGRSQAGQEAERKRNVANAEASLRNVNAMLEDLGVDGVVSAEALADANEAGDRYVSAAERASTDRSWTYGHVVVDEAQELSPMQWRLLMRRCPMKSFTIVGDIAQASSAAGVGSWAEALEPFVEDRWRLEELTVNYRTPARITRLAARVAQQAGLPVSSPRAVREGDWEPTVQRVPADGARDALLAGVAEDLERIDGGLLAVISPASLEPRVAALLRECYGERVGSGGGGLGQDVVSTTPGEAKGLEFDAVVLVEPARIVAEAGGVVGDLYVAMTRSTQTLRVLSTEDLPAGLA; this is translated from the coding sequence ATGACTGATGTGGTTCCGGTCCACCAGACCGAACTGGAGCACGAGCGGCACTACGTCGCCCGCCTCTACGACCGCCTGGACGAGCTGCGGGCCGAGAAGGAGCGCCAGCTCGCCCGCGTCCGCAAGGAGGGGCCGCAGGGGTCCGTGCAGAACGTCTCGGAGCGGGACGCCTTCGCCACCCTCTACGAGGACCGCCTCGCCCAGCTCTACGCCGTGGACGACCGGCTGGTGTTCGGCCGGCTGGACATGGACGGCGGGGACGAGCGGTACATCGGGCGCATCGGCCTGACGGACGAGGACCAGCAGCGGCTCATGGTCGACTGGCGGGCCCCGGAGGCCGGGGCCTTCTACCAGGCCACGGCCCACCAGCGGCTCGGGGTGCGCCGGCGACGGCACCTCATGCTGCGCGGGCGCACCGTGGTGGACCTCGAGGACGACGTGCTGGACGCCTCCATGCTGGACGGCGAGGCCGCCCACCACGGGGCCGGGGCCCTGCTGGCGGCCGTGACGGCGCGGCGCACGGGGCAGATGGGGGACATCGTCGCCACCATCCAGGCCGAGCAGGACGCGATCATCCGCGCCCCGCTCAAGGGCGTGCTGGTGGTCCAGGGCGGCCCCGGCACCGGCAAGACGGCGGTGGCCCTGCACCGCGCGGCCTACCTGCTCTACACCCACCGCGAGCGGCTCAAGACGGCCGGCGTGCTGCTGGTGGGGCCCTCGCAGTCGTTCATGCGCTACATCGACCGGGTGCTGCCCTCCCTGGGCGAGACCGGCGTGGTGATGTCCTCCCTCGGGCGGCTGATGCCCGGGACCAAGGCCGTGCCGGAGACCGACCGGCGGGTCGCGCGGATCAAGGGCCGGCTGTTCATGGCGGACGTCGTGGCCAATGCCGTGGCCAACCGCCAGCGGATCCCGGCCGCGCCGCGCAAGGTGGACGTCGGCGGCACCACGCTGACCATCCGGCCCAAGCAGGTCGCCCGCGCCCGCGACCGGGCCCGGGCCACCGGCAAGCCGCACAACGAGGCCCGCACCACCTTCGTGAAGATCATGGTGCGCGAGCTGGCCGACCAGCTCAAGGACAAGCTGGAGAAGTCCTCCGGGGCCGGCACCACCATCGACCGCGCCTACCTCGCGGAGGACGTGCGCACCTCGCGGGACGTGCGCATCGCGCTGAACCTGTGCTGGATGCCGCTGACGCCCGAGCGGCTGCTCGCCGACCTGTTCTCCAAGCCCGAGCACCTCGAGGCGGCCGCGCCCTTCCTCAAGCCCAAGCACCGGCGCCGGCTGCTGCGGGAGGCGGATGCCCCGTGGACGGAGGCGGACGTGCCCCTGCTGGACGAGGCCGCCGAGCTGCTCGGCGAGCTGGACGCGAGCGCCGGCCGGAGCCAGGCCGGCCAGGAGGCCGAGCGCAAGCGCAACGTGGCCAACGCCGAGGCGTCGCTGCGCAACGTCAACGCCATGCTGGAGGACCTGGGCGTGGACGGCGTCGTGTCCGCCGAGGCGCTGGCGGACGCCAACGAGGCGGGGGACCGGTACGTCTCGGCGGCCGAGCGCGCCTCCACGGACCGCTCCTGGACGTACGGCCACGTGGTGGTGGACGAGGCCCAGGAGCTCTCGCCCATGCAGTGGCGGCTGCTGATGCGGCGCTGCCCCATGAAGTCGTTCACCATCGTGGGGGACATCGCCCAGGCGTCCTCCGCGGCCGGCGTGGGCTCGTGGGCCGAGGCGCTGGAGCCCTTCGTCGAGGACCGCTGGCGGCTCGAGGAGCTGACGGTGAACTACCGCACCCCGGCCCGCATCACCCGGCTGGCGGCCCGCGTGGCCCAGCAGGCGGGACTGCCCGTGTCCAGCCCCCGGGCCGTGCGCGAGGGCGACTGGGAGCCCACCGTGCAGCGCGTGCCGGCGGACGGGGCGCGGGACGCGCTGCTCGCCGGCGTCGCGGAGGACCTGGAGCGGATCGACGGCGGCCTGCTCGCGGTGATCTCGCCGGCGTCCCTGGAACCGCGGGTCGCCGCCCTGCTGCGCGAGTGCTACGGCGAGCGGGTCGGCAGCGGCGGGGGCGGGCTCGGCCAGGACGTCGTGTCCACCACGCCGGGGGAGGCCAAGGGCCTGGAGTTCGACGCGGTCGTGCTCGTGGAGCCGGCCCGGATCGTGGCCGAGGCCGGCGGCGTCGTCGGTGACCTGTACGTGGCCATGACCCGCTCCACCCAGACCCTGCGCGTCCTGTCCACCGAGGACCTGCCTGCAGGGCTGGCGTAG
- a CDS encoding ankyrin repeat domain-containing protein, which yields MTSDTPGAPSPHHDAPRSPEAPAAPGATPELTDEQLEFLNSLFDLARAGEAEALLSAVDQGVPVNLANHNGDTLLILATYNNHPALVRALLERGADVHRLNARGQSALACAVFVQNEESVRALLAAGADPDAGPVSARAAVEMFGLDAMRRLLDEASRDQGHGTVSQP from the coding sequence ATGACCAGCGACACCCCCGGCGCGCCGAGCCCGCACCACGACGCCCCCCGCTCCCCCGAGGCCCCCGCCGCCCCGGGCGCGACCCCCGAGCTGACCGACGAGCAGCTCGAGTTCCTCAACTCGCTGTTCGACCTGGCCCGCGCCGGCGAGGCCGAGGCCCTGCTCTCGGCGGTGGACCAGGGGGTGCCGGTCAACCTGGCCAACCACAACGGCGACACCCTGCTGATCCTCGCCACCTACAACAACCACCCCGCGCTCGTCCGCGCGCTGCTCGAGCGCGGCGCCGACGTGCACCGGCTCAACGCCCGCGGCCAGAGCGCCCTGGCCTGCGCCGTGTTCGTCCAGAACGAGGAGTCCGTGCGAGCCCTGCTCGCGGCCGGCGCAGACCCGGACGCCGGGCCCGTGAGCGCCCGCGCGGCCGTGGAGATGTTCGGCCTGGACGCGATGCGTCGACTGCTGGACGAGGCCTCCCGTGACCAAGGTCACGGGACCGTCTCGCAGCCCTGA
- a CDS encoding arginine repressor, with translation MSAPATKTARQAAIKEVLASTPVHSQAELLDQLRSRGVSVTQGTLSRDLVELGAYRVRSDAGQLAYTVPPEGPLGAEVPSRRGPEAMEQRLAGLCRDLLVSAESSANLVILRTPPGAAQFLASVVDQARLPEVLGTIAGDDTIMVVTRAPDGGVAVAGRFLAYAG, from the coding sequence ATGAGCGCCCCGGCCACCAAGACCGCACGGCAGGCGGCCATCAAGGAGGTGCTGGCGTCCACCCCGGTGCACAGCCAGGCCGAGCTCCTGGACCAGCTGCGCTCCCGGGGCGTGAGCGTGACGCAGGGGACGCTGTCCCGGGACCTCGTGGAGCTGGGCGCCTACCGGGTCCGCAGCGACGCCGGCCAGCTCGCGTACACGGTGCCGCCCGAGGGACCGCTGGGCGCGGAGGTGCCCTCCCGCCGGGGACCGGAGGCCATGGAGCAGCGGCTGGCCGGCCTCTGCCGGGACCTGCTGGTCTCCGCGGAGTCCAGCGCCAACCTCGTCATCCTGCGCACGCCGCCCGGGGCGGCCCAGTTCCTGGCCTCCGTGGTCGACCAGGCCCGCCTGCCGGAGGTCCTCGGCACGATCGCCGGCGACGACACGATCATGGTGGTCACGCGCGCCCCGGACGGTGGAGTGGCGGTGGCCGGCCGGTTCCTGGCCTACGCCGGCTGA
- the tyrS gene encoding tyrosine--tRNA ligase: MPAPASPALAAQSNDPSFPNVWQELKWRGLIHVSTDETALEEALSGDPITYYCGFDPTAPSLHLGNLVQILVLRRLQLAGHRPLGLVGGSTGLIGDPRQTAERVLNDRETVGEWVGYLRGQIERFLSFEGDNAARMVNNLDWTGNLSALDFLRDIGKHFRVGTMVKKETVAKRLHSDEGISYTEFSYQVLQGMDYLNLYREYGCMLQTGGSDQWGNLTSGTDLIRKVEGVHAHAFGTPLITNADGTKFGKSEGNAIWLDGHMCSPYAFYQFWLNTADADVVDRLKVFTFLHRGQIEALEEKVRTEPFRREAQKTLAWEVTSLVHGEEATRKVIAASAALFGQGDLAAVDEATLAAATAELPTAAPGLGAGGPVGIVDLLVSTGLSGSNSEARRTVAEGGASVNNVKVTDAEAAFGAEDALHGRYLIVRRGKRNMAMVDLSA; encoded by the coding sequence GTGCCGGCGCCGGCGAGCCCCGCCCTGGCCGCGCAGTCCAACGACCCCTCGTTCCCGAACGTGTGGCAGGAGCTGAAGTGGCGGGGACTCATCCACGTCTCCACGGACGAGACGGCCCTGGAGGAGGCCCTGTCCGGGGACCCGATCACCTACTACTGCGGCTTCGACCCCACGGCCCCGTCGCTGCATCTGGGCAACCTCGTGCAGATCCTCGTGCTGCGCCGGCTGCAGCTGGCCGGCCACCGGCCGCTCGGGCTGGTCGGGGGGTCCACGGGCCTGATCGGCGACCCGCGCCAGACGGCCGAGCGCGTGCTCAACGACCGCGAGACGGTGGGGGAGTGGGTGGGGTACCTGCGCGGCCAGATCGAGCGGTTCCTGTCCTTCGAGGGGGACAACGCGGCGCGCATGGTCAACAACCTCGACTGGACCGGCAACCTCAGCGCCCTGGACTTCCTGCGGGACATCGGCAAGCACTTCCGCGTGGGCACCATGGTCAAGAAGGAGACCGTGGCCAAGCGCCTGCACTCGGACGAGGGCATCTCCTACACGGAGTTCTCCTACCAGGTCCTGCAGGGCATGGACTACCTGAACCTGTACCGCGAGTACGGGTGCATGCTGCAGACCGGCGGCTCGGACCAGTGGGGCAACCTCACCTCGGGCACGGACCTGATCCGCAAGGTCGAGGGTGTCCACGCGCACGCCTTCGGCACCCCGCTGATCACCAACGCGGACGGCACCAAGTTCGGCAAGTCCGAGGGCAACGCGATCTGGTTGGACGGGCACATGTGCTCGCCGTACGCCTTCTACCAGTTCTGGCTCAACACCGCGGACGCGGACGTCGTGGACCGGCTCAAGGTGTTCACCTTCCTGCACCGCGGGCAGATCGAGGCCCTCGAGGAGAAGGTGCGGACCGAGCCGTTCCGGCGCGAGGCGCAGAAGACCCTCGCCTGGGAGGTCACCTCGCTCGTGCACGGGGAGGAGGCCACGCGCAAGGTGATCGCCGCGTCCGCGGCCCTCTTCGGGCAGGGCGACCTCGCCGCCGTCGACGAGGCCACCCTGGCGGCCGCCACCGCCGAGCTCCCGACGGCGGCCCCGGGCCTGGGCGCCGGCGGCCCGGTGGGCATCGTGGACCTGCTGGTGTCCACGGGCCTGTCCGGCTCGAACTCGGAGGCCCGGCGCACGGTCGCCGAGGGCGGGGCCTCGGTGAACAACGTCAAGGTCACCGACGCCGAGGCGGCCTTCGGCGCCGAGGACGCACTGCACGGACGGTACCTGATCGTGCGCCGGGGCAAGAGGAACATGGCGATGGTGGACCTCTCCGCCTGA
- a CDS encoding DNA-3-methyladenine glycosylase, producing MTGDWPVLERGGLRAAPLLLGSTLTVARGGAVVSVRLTEVEAYEGEGDPGSHAYRGRTARNATMFGPAGFVYVYFTYGMHWCMNIVCGPEGASSAVLLRAGEVTAGLETAVARRGAPAGPRLASGPARLAQALGIGAGDDGSALLPGPAPREALAPAGTVPDGIWLSGVRSRRRPGTLAGPRTGVSGPGGGEAHPWRFWLPDEPSVSPYRAAAPRRRTR from the coding sequence GTGACCGGGGACTGGCCGGTGCTGGAGCGGGGCGGCCTGCGGGCCGCCCCCCTGCTGCTCGGCTCGACCCTGACCGTCGCGCGCGGCGGCGCGGTGGTCAGCGTGCGGCTGACCGAGGTGGAGGCCTACGAGGGCGAGGGCGACCCCGGCTCGCACGCCTACCGCGGACGGACCGCGCGCAATGCCACCATGTTCGGCCCCGCCGGGTTCGTCTACGTCTACTTCACCTACGGCATGCACTGGTGCATGAACATCGTCTGCGGCCCGGAGGGCGCCAGCTCGGCCGTGCTGCTGCGCGCCGGGGAGGTCACCGCGGGCCTCGAGACCGCCGTCGCCCGCCGCGGCGCCCCGGCCGGACCGCGGCTGGCCTCCGGGCCGGCCCGCCTGGCCCAGGCCCTCGGCATCGGCGCCGGGGACGACGGCTCGGCCCTGCTGCCCGGCCCGGCCCCGCGCGAGGCGCTGGCGCCCGCCGGCACCGTGCCGGACGGCATCTGGCTCTCCGGGGTCCGGTCCCGACGCCGGCCCGGCACCCTGGCCGGGCCGCGCACCGGCGTCTCCGGTCCCGGCGGCGGGGAGGCGCATCCGTGGCGGTTCTGGCTCCCCGACGAGCCCTCGGTGTCGCCGTACCGGGCGGCGGCCCCCCGGCGCCGAACGCGATGA
- a CDS encoding transglycosylase family protein — translation MQNTNTAAQTSRRSLVRRSAAGLAGVAIAGAGLTALSAPANAAPVSTWDALAQCESSGDWSINTGNGYYGGLQFSLQTWQGFGGSGMPHQASKAEQIRVAENVLATQGWGAWPACSAKLGLYGTPSDTQVTTQSVDSDRAAEQAAAEERAAERAAAQERAAERAAERAAERAAAQERAAERAAEQAQANRAAAAERAAANQAAAAERAAAAQERAAVEVERASSVTPVEQSAETITVKPGDTLSKLADAHGIEGGWKALHAANADTVDNPNLIFVGQTLHLPA, via the coding sequence ATGCAGAACACCAACACTGCCGCACAGACCTCCCGCCGCTCCCTCGTGCGCCGCTCGGCCGCCGGCCTCGCCGGCGTCGCCATCGCCGGCGCCGGGCTGACCGCCCTCTCCGCCCCCGCCAACGCCGCCCCGGTCTCCACCTGGGACGCCCTGGCCCAGTGCGAGTCCTCCGGCGACTGGTCCATCAACACCGGCAACGGCTACTACGGTGGCCTGCAGTTCTCCCTGCAGACCTGGCAGGGCTTCGGCGGCTCCGGCATGCCGCACCAGGCCTCGAAGGCCGAGCAGATCCGCGTGGCCGAGAACGTCCTGGCCACCCAGGGCTGGGGTGCCTGGCCCGCCTGCTCCGCCAAGCTCGGCCTGTACGGCACCCCGTCCGACACCCAGGTCACCACCCAGTCGGTGGACAGCGACCGCGCCGCCGAGCAGGCCGCGGCCGAGGAGCGCGCCGCCGAGCGCGCCGCCGCCCAGGAGCGCGCCGCCGAGCGCGCCGCCGAGCGCGCCGCCGAGCGCGCCGCCGCCCAGGAGCGCGCCGCCGAGCGTGCCGCCGAGCAGGCACAGGCCAACCGTGCCGCCGCCGCCGAGCGTGCCGCCGCCAACCAGGCCGCCGCCGCCGAGCGCGCCGCCGCCGCCCAGGAGCGCGCCGCCGTCGAGGTCGAGCGTGCCTCCTCCGTCACCCCGGTCGAGCAGTCCGCCGAGACCATCACCGTGAAGCCGGGCGACACCCTCTCCAAGCTGGCCGACGCCCACGGCATCGAAGGCGGCTGGAAGGCCCTCCACGCCGCCAACGCGGACACCGTGGACAACCCGAACCTGATCTTCGTCGGCCAGACCCTGCACCTGCCGGCCTGA